One Brassica napus cultivar Da-Ae chromosome C2, Da-Ae, whole genome shotgun sequence DNA window includes the following coding sequences:
- the LOC106394871 gene encoding glutathione S-transferase U11-like has protein sequence MGLISEEYVRLLGAWPSPFVLRTRIALNLKRVPYEYLEEEDSLNSESVLNYNPVHKQIPILIHGNKPIRESLNIVMYVDETWLSGPPILPSDPFDRAVARFWDVYIDEHCFTSINGVAVAKDEEERKAAIEKLEMCMALLEETFQECSKGRGFFGGDNIGFIDIGFGSMLGPLKVLEKFTGVKFIHPETTPGLFHWADRFYSHEAVKPVMPDIEKLVEFARLKFNTSIFK, from the exons ATGGGTCTAATCAGTGAAGAGTACGTAAGGCTATTAGGAGCATGGCCTAGCCCTTTCGTGCTGAGGACTCGGATCGCACTTAACCTAAAGCGTGTACCGTACGAGtatcttgaagaagaagatagttTAAATTCGGAGAGCGTGTTAAACTACAACCCCGTCCACAAACAGATCCCTATACTCATCCATGGCAATAAACCAATCCGTGAATCTCTCAACATCGTCATGTACGTCGATGAAACTTGGCTCTCTGGTCCTCCCATCCTTCCCTCAGACCCATTTGATCGTGCCGTAGCTCGCTTTTGGGACGTCTACATCGACGAACAC TGTTTCACATCAATCAATGGAGTGGCGGTAGCAAAAGACGAGGAGGAAAGAAAGGCTGCGATAGAAAAACTAGAAATGTGTATGGCTCTATTGGAAGAAACGTTTCAAGAATGCAGCAAAGGAAGAGGCTTCTTTGGAGGAGACAACATCGGATTCATCGATATTGGTTTCGGATCGATGTTGGGTCCTCTCAAGGTTCTTGAGAAATTTACCGGCGTCAAGTTCATACATCCAGAAACGACACCAGGTCTTTTCCATTGGGCAGACAGATTCTACTCCCATGAAGCAGTCAAGCCTGTCATGCCCGATATCGAAAAGCTGGTCGAGTTTGCTAGGCTTAAGTTCAATACTTCAATCTTTAAATGA